One Bradyrhizobium manausense DNA segment encodes these proteins:
- a CDS encoding CreA family protein, with protein MSSRFPGLSSIRLKGLVLFLLALAAPLASASAADEPDLIFRRSTVFKWMSPNDKLATYGLDDPEVEGVACHFTVPEKGGFKGWLGLAEEVSDVSLACRQIGPIKFKDKMEQGDDMFRKRRSLFFKKMQIVRGCDAKRNVLVYMVYSDRLIEGSPKNSTSTVPIMPWGPADANVQKCGDFFTQ; from the coding sequence ATGTCATCTCGTTTCCCCGGTCTTTCCAGCATCCGCTTGAAAGGCCTTGTTTTATTCCTCCTGGCCTTGGCCGCGCCCCTGGCCTCCGCATCCGCCGCCGACGAGCCCGATCTCATCTTCCGCCGCTCAACGGTGTTCAAATGGATGAGCCCGAATGACAAGCTCGCGACCTATGGGCTCGATGACCCTGAAGTGGAGGGCGTGGCCTGTCATTTCACGGTGCCGGAGAAGGGGGGCTTCAAGGGCTGGCTCGGTCTTGCCGAGGAGGTTTCGGACGTGTCGCTCGCCTGCCGCCAGATCGGTCCAATCAAATTCAAGGACAAGATGGAGCAGGGCGACGACATGTTCCGCAAGCGCCGCTCGCTCTTCTTCAAGAAGATGCAGATCGTGCGCGGCTGCGACGCCAAGCGCAATGTCCTCGTCTACATGGTCTATTCGGACAGGCTGATCGAGGGATCGCCGAAGAACTCGACCTCGACGGTGCCGATCATGCCGTGGGGGCCGGCTGACGCGAACGTTCAGAAATGCGGCGACTTCTTCACTCAGTAA